A window from Micromonospora profundi encodes these proteins:
- the guaA gene encoding glutamine-hydrolyzing GMP synthase, whose product MSLPRPVLVVDFGAQYAQLIARRVREARVYSEIVPHSMPVAEMLAKNPAAIILSGGPSSVYAPDAPQIDAGMFTSDVPVFGICYGFQAMAQALGGTVAKTGNREYGGTPLRPRLLEPGVLLRDLPADLPVWMSHGDCVTEAPEGFTVTAESAGAPVAAFEDLAGRRAGVQFHPEVGHTAHGQEMLQRFLYEIAGIEPTWTPENIIDEQVARIRAQVGDKEVICGLSGGVDSAVAAALVHKAVGDQLTCVFVDHGLLRAGEAEQVEKDYVAATGIKLKVVDAADRFLGALAGVTDPEQKRKIIGREFIRVFEAAAREIASHGDVEFLVQGTLYPDVVESGGGTGTANIKSHHNVGGLPEDLKFALVEPLRTLFKDEVRALGLQLGLPEAMVWRHPFPGPGLAIRIIGAVDQERLDLLRRADLIAREELTAAGLDRGVWQFPVVLLADVRSVGVQGDGRSYGHPVVLRPVSSEDAMTADWSRLPYEVVARISTRITNEVAEVNRVVLDVTSKPPGTIEWE is encoded by the coding sequence ATGAGCCTGCCTCGCCCAGTCCTCGTGGTGGACTTCGGAGCCCAGTACGCCCAGCTCATCGCACGCCGGGTTCGCGAGGCGAGGGTCTACTCCGAGATCGTGCCGCACTCGATGCCGGTCGCCGAGATGCTTGCGAAGAACCCTGCCGCGATCATCCTCTCCGGTGGCCCGTCCAGCGTCTACGCGCCGGACGCCCCGCAGATCGACGCCGGCATGTTCACGTCCGACGTTCCGGTCTTCGGCATCTGCTACGGCTTCCAGGCCATGGCCCAGGCGCTGGGCGGCACCGTCGCGAAGACCGGCAACCGTGAGTACGGCGGCACGCCGCTGCGCCCCCGCCTCCTCGAGCCGGGCGTGCTGCTGCGTGACCTGCCGGCCGACCTGCCGGTGTGGATGAGCCACGGCGACTGCGTCACCGAGGCCCCGGAGGGCTTCACGGTGACCGCCGAGTCGGCCGGCGCGCCGGTGGCGGCGTTCGAGGATCTGGCCGGTCGCCGGGCCGGTGTGCAGTTCCACCCGGAGGTCGGGCACACCGCGCACGGCCAGGAGATGCTCCAGCGCTTCCTGTACGAGATCGCCGGGATCGAGCCGACCTGGACGCCCGAGAACATCATCGACGAGCAGGTGGCCCGGATCCGCGCCCAGGTGGGCGACAAGGAGGTCATCTGCGGCCTGTCCGGCGGGGTGGATTCGGCTGTCGCCGCCGCGCTCGTGCACAAGGCCGTCGGTGACCAGCTCACCTGCGTCTTCGTCGACCACGGCCTGCTGCGCGCGGGCGAGGCCGAGCAGGTGGAGAAGGACTACGTGGCGGCCACCGGCATCAAGCTCAAGGTGGTCGACGCGGCGGACCGGTTCCTGGGCGCGCTGGCCGGGGTGACCGACCCGGAGCAGAAGCGCAAGATCATCGGGCGGGAGTTCATCCGGGTCTTCGAGGCCGCCGCCCGCGAGATCGCCTCCCACGGCGACGTGGAGTTCCTGGTCCAGGGCACCCTCTACCCGGACGTCGTCGAGTCCGGCGGCGGCACCGGCACCGCCAACATCAAGAGCCACCACAACGTCGGCGGTCTGCCGGAGGACCTGAAGTTCGCGCTTGTCGAGCCGCTGCGCACGCTCTTCAAGGACGAGGTCCGGGCGCTCGGCCTGCAACTCGGTCTGCCCGAGGCGATGGTCTGGCGGCACCCGTTCCCCGGCCCCGGCCTGGCCATCCGCATCATCGGCGCTGTCGACCAGGAGCGGCTCGACCTGCTGCGCCGTGCCGACCTGATCGCCCGTGAGGAGCTGACCGCGGCAGGGCTCGACCGGGGCGTGTGGCAGTTCCCGGTGGTACTGCTCGCCGACGTCCGCAGCGTCGGCGTGCAGGGTGACGGGCGCAGCTACGGGCATCCCGTGGTGCTGCGCCCGGTCTCCAGCGAGGACGCGATGACCGCCGACTGGTCGCGCCTCCCCTACGAGGTGGTCGCCCGGATCTCGACCCGGATCACCAACGAGGTGGCCGAGGTCAACCGGGTGGTGCTGGACGTCACCAGCAAGCCGCCGGGCACCATCGAGTGGGAGTGA